The proteins below are encoded in one region of Helianthus annuus cultivar XRQ/B chromosome 2, HanXRQr2.0-SUNRISE, whole genome shotgun sequence:
- the LOC110911674 gene encoding cytochrome P450 94B3, with amino-acid sequence MFALSLIHFLSLVFLLFYLFYLLQLLLTSTSTKTTKNGHQSYPFIGCFMSFHQNRHRLIHWFTELLSNSPSQTIVLARFGGRKNQMIVTANPENIEHILKTRFENYPKGKPFTDLLGDFLGIGIFNVDGDLWSTQRKLASHEFSAKSLREFVVSVLEDEVTKRLIPLLENAVRDNEVVDMQDVLRRLAFDTICKISLGWDPCCLDYTRAVPPLVTAFDTAAGASAMRGTASASWVWKVKRLLNVGRERQLKEAVGVVHRAVDEIIRARREHMDGSDNKKDLLSRFISSGHSDDLMRDMVISFLMAGRDTTSAAMTWLFWLLTRHPSIEKDVLKDVTFHDKLTFEDLKKMDFLKACLCESMRLYPPVVWDSKHAAEADVLPDGTAVYKGNRVMYFPYGMGRMETLWGKDCLEFRPDRWFSEPGEFKMESPYKFPVFQGGPRVCLGKEMAFTQMKYVMASVLSRFELVPVSLEEPVFVPLLTAHMDGGFKVRVRSRRGFCEP; translated from the coding sequence ATGTTTGCTCTCTCTCTCatccactttctctctctagtttttCTACTTTTTTACTTGTTCTATTTGCTTCAACTCTTGCTAACCTCTACCTCCACCAAAACCACCAAAAATGGCCATCAATCATATCCTTTCATCGGTTGTTTTATGTCGTTCCACCAGAACCGCCACCGGCTCATCCATTGGTTCACCGAGCTCTTATCGAACTCGCCATCGCAAACCATCGTCTTGGCTCGGTTTGGTGGCCGGAAGAACCAAATGATCGTGACCGCCAACCCCGAAAATATTGAGCACATTCTCAAAACAAGGTTCGAAAACTACCCGAAAGGGAAGCCCTTTACCGATCTCCTAGGTGACTTCCTTGGTATCGGGATATTTAACGTTGACGGGGACTTATGGAGCACACAACGTAAGTTAGCGAGCCACGAGTTTAGCGCGAAGTCGTTGCGCGAGTTTGtggttagtgttcttgaagatgaagtGACAAAAAGGCTTATTCCGTTGCTCGAAAACGCGGTTCGAGACAATGAGGTGGTGGACATGCAAGATGTCCTTAGGAGGTTGGCTTTTGATACAATTTGTAAAATATCACTCGGGTGGGATCCGTGCTGTTTGGATTACACCCGAGCTGTCCCGCCGCTGGTAACAGCATTTGATACAGCGGCGGGAGCTAGTGCCATGCGTGGCACTGCGTCAGCAAGTTGGGTGTGGAAGGTGAAGAGGTTGTTAAACGTAGGACGGGAACGGCAACTAAAAGAAGCCGTCGGGGTTGTTCACCGTGCAGTGGATGAGATCATCCGTGCACGGCGAGAACATATGGACGGAAGCGATAACAAAAAAGATTTGTTATCGCGATTTATATCCTCGGGTCATAGTGATGACCTCATGAGGGACATGGTAATAAGTTTTTTAATGGCTGGAAGAGACACGACATCCGCAGCGATGACGTGGCTCTTCTGGCTATTGACACGTCACCCGAGTATTGAAAAAGACGTTTTAAAAGATGTCACATTTCATGACAAGTTAACCTTTGAAGACCTAAAGAAAATGGATTTTTTGAAGGCGTGTTTATGCGAATCGATGCGGTTGTACCCGCCGGTGGTGTGGGACTCGAAGCACGCGGCAGAAGCGGACGTGTTGCCTGACGGGACCGCGGTGTACAAGGGGAATAGGGTGATGTACTTCCCATATGGTATGGGAAGGATGGAAACATTGTGGGGAAAAGACTGTTTGGAGTTTAGACCGGACCGGTGGTTTAGTGAACCGGGTGAGTTCAAAATGGAAAGCCCGTACAAGTTTCCGGTTTTTCAAGGCGGTCCGAGGGTTTGTTTGGGGAAAGAAATGGCGTTTACCCAGATGAAGTATGTGATGGCTTCGGTTCTAAGCCGGTTCGAGCTTGTACCGGTTAGCTTGGAAGAACCGGTTTTTGTGCCATTGCTCACGGCTCACATGGATGGTGGGTTCAAAGTTAGAGTTCGTAGCAGAAGGGGCTTTTGTGAAccataa